ggcagggggctagggTGCAGGGTACAGCAGGGGTCGGGGTGCGGCAGGaggttcagggcagggagttggggtgcaggaggggtgtggcagggggtcagggtgcaggagggatgcggcagggggctcagggcaatgggttggggtgtggggtacagcagggggtcagggcagggagttggggtgcaggaggggtgtggcagggggtcggggtgcagggtgcagcagggggctcagggcaggaggttcgACTGCAGGAGCAGTTCGGGGGGCGGGCTCTGTCCCAGTGTGcaccgggggaagggcaggctctgcctgccctgcccctgcgccaCTCCGGGAAGCCGCTGGAACGTGCGGGAGCAGGGGCACGGGgcgtgtgtgttgctgttgcttcaggcactgcccccaacatctcccattggttgggaacggggaaccgcagccaatgggatctgctgggggtggtgcctgaagcaatagcaacacacacacccctgcgcctctGCTCCCCCAGGTTCCGTCCGCTTCCTGGAGCGACGCCGGGGCAGAGCCGGCCGACAGGAAGggaacctgccctgcccctggtgcaTGTGAGGCTGGAGCCGCTCTAGATAAACACTTGGGGGAGGCCGGGAGGAGGTCGCgggccacagaaaataacctcGCGGGCGCGTGTTTGAGACCATGGACTAATGGAACCACTttggctggtccttgcccacgtacacaacagaacaggtcagactgacactggtcagctccagcctggggttggttttgctacaatccagtgaaatcccagtggtacttggcatggacctgcactgtctggagcccttttgtgtgcggactgaaggtgctcggggtcccacacactctttagcccagtgatctcctctagtgcaggccggcAGCATCTGAGTTTAATCCCTCGTGGAGCGacacaggagttcagaatcccagtgagaaacctcctctccctggtgggcCTAGGACCTTTATCAAGGCATCTCTGCCGGGTGACTGTGTGCAACTTTGCTGCcccgctttgtgcctcagtttcccatcccaCCTTTTGTCTAGCTAGACCAGTGATCACCTACCAGTCAATTGCAATTGACTAGTAGATCCTGGAGATTCTCCCAGTCGATCACAATCTCCGGCAgcgcaggcaggctccctgcctgccccagctgtGCGGCACTCCCAGAGGGGGCCAGCATGTCCCCACAGCCTGGGGTGAGGGCAGCGGTgcttctgggtgtgggggggtagaTCCTGTTTTCAAGATTTGATATTTTGCCTCTGTTGCTATAACAAAATTAATGGTCAGGCAGTGTGGCATCTCCCCACACAATGAAgactttacagagctgaatgatgaGTCACACCCGTGACAGGGAACTCTCAGTGAAATTAGCCTGTCATTAAACCCCCAAAGTTAACCCATTAAATTTCACAGCagttccctaccttgtactcctgggcagcctcctggaTGGGGACCACCGGGTGAGCGCGGTGAGCCCAGGACTCTCTGCAgatcacacagatgggggtttgatcctcttcacagaacagtttcagagcctcctggtgcctctcacacaccccctcccctcctgctccttttgctgcctgTAAGCTCAACTGCTTGGCGATTTCTAGGatatttgccagctgcctgttgggcctgaggtttccctgttgcacagtttctctgcactgagggcaggaggcggctgtatcggatccctcccagcactggctgatgcaggcttggcagaaattgtgcccacactccagactgacaggttctgtgaaatactccagacagacgggacatgtcgcttcctcctggagcctttccacggggttctctgcagccatggcttcCTCTGGGCAGTTTGTAACAGGCTTTGTTTCAAATTCCAGAATTCACActatgccccgcctgcagcagcaagggggtgtttCCTTGCCTGAAAATGACTCATGCTGTTTGCAGAGCAGGAAGGACCCAAACAATTTCACCCCTGGAGGCTttagtgtaaaaatgtacaattacaCCAGTGCCAGGTAACTTTCAGTGAAATCAGCCTGTAATTAAAACCCCAAAGGGCTTTCGGCCTGCAATCAGCCCCtgagctggtggggagggtcactGGGGCATCCCcctgtgagcaggggcggctctacctttttggccgccccaagcagtcatgcgcgggaggcgccccggagccgcgggagcagcggacctcccgcgggcatgactgcggagggtccgctggttgcgcggctcggctggacctcccgtagctgcggacggttcgcaggtccggcggctctgcttgagctgccgcaggcacgcctgcaggaggtccagccgagccgcgggacgagcgccccctccgcagtcatgcctgcggcaggtccggtcgtcccggggctccggtggacctcccgcaggcatgactgcggcaggtccgccggcccagcctgccgcccccccgggaaagggccgccccacgcgtgtgcttgccgcgctggggtctggagccggccctgcctgtgaggctgaacctggaggagcaggagctgggtgtCTAAGgagtgatataatatctcattgaaaggtgacacagggccagaaagagttaattaactcacagactgacctgacccatggccgaactttaaagactggttaggaatagatatgtaaatgaatagagctttgcaATGCAaagtaataattattaataacaaaaaatattattttgtcttTCAAGTGCAAGCTGCGTGGCTTGGACCTGTCTCTGCTAATAACCATACAATGCAGaggaataattaatttaaaaagaaatatcccTGAGTAATTTTTCCTCTGGTAAGTGGGGAATAAAGTAGAAATGTACCACACAAACAGATAGTAGCCGTGCCACTGAACGCGGGGCGTTTCTTCTATGTAGCAGTCTGTATTACGATAGAGAGTCTGCACTAAAATAAATTTTGAGAGATCATTTCATGACAAACCCTATATTTTGTTTATTAgaacatttttaatataaactTTTGGTGTTCAGTTCCTGGGGTTTAGTCCTGtatgcaactttttaaaaaagttaattgaaaactcaaaacaagaacaaaaccaaaccaaacctctcCTTTAATAGGCTCCAACTTCATACAAAAGTTTTCTATTCAGAAATGGGATAATGAAACTGACCAATATCCATATCTCACTCgcctaaaaaataaataaataaataaataaacaatagTATTAGATGCTTCCCATTCTCAGATACTATTTCGCTGTATTATGAATACAAATATTAAGACTGAGAGATTATTTTTATCCACACCTCTTTTAACTATTGCTTATCAGCTGGGTGAAATGTATCCAAATTAGTCTTATCCCACGTATTTTAAAGTTAGAGTAACCTCCCCTTGCTGctaaaaaaaagagggaaaactACAATTGTGTCAGCATATTTGTGGAAGTGGGGGAAAGTGAAATTTACCCAGGTCTGCAGTAAGTGTCTCAAAAACATTTACACAGATAAATATTAATGATGATTCACAGCTGCTTTCTCCATCAGTTTCCAGTTAAAATATTGTATTCTTTTCGGCCAGGGAAAATgcggatttattttaaaatgcttttgaagTGAGTTGTGAATTTAACAGGGTGGGACATGAGGCCATGTTACAGTGTCTCCATTGCTGACAGGGAAGGCCTTCAATGCATTCACCCATATGGCCAGAGAGGACAATAGAAATTATGTGCTCCAGTGTCTTTCCAAGTATCAAAgtttaggctgactggtctataattccctgagtcCCCTTTTTAAGAATGGTTCTACAAGACATCAAAATGCATGAGCTAAACCCTCCCAAAAATGATGAGATTGGCCCAATAaatcattacattaaaaaaaaattttaggTCAGTCTCTTGATGTTTGATGgactccccccatcccagcccatcTTCAGAGTGTGACAATTGTTAATTTTTTTGGAATTGGATAGGATTGCATTTGGGCAAGTTGCGAAACTTTTCTTCAAATTCGTCATTTTGAAATTCCAAGTAACATTCCACGAGATGCTGATCATCATGCCTTCCCTACTCGTCTGCTGACAAAATCTTTTTGTTATGGCGAGGgacctcaaaagctggaagtggcccgggcctctctggacctcCTCGCCGTGCATCGCATGCACATAcataattggaaaaaaaatcacaattgggTCAAAAAAGAAGTGATTGActtaaaatcaatattttaaaaaatacattttgagttTCTATTTTTTTGCCATTTGGTTTCTGACCCCTGAGTATGCACTCAGGTCAGAATCTTAAACTCtcccgccgaagtgccaccaaagacccagtagggaaccagttgttaagatttttggcagctcatcactgccccctgctccccgcgctcaggttctgcggctcctggaagtCTATAAAGGCTCcctgggatttgcccctcaatgaactgatgcggggaggagggggggggggcgcaaggtggaagttttgcagCACCGCCAATGGGGGCGAGCACAACGGGCAGTGATGTTAAAAGCCCCggaattaaataattaaataaagctcaaagaattaaatttaagcataagagagaaataaaattatgaaattttACTAGTCAAAAAACCCCACTAAAATAACAGCACTGCAATCCTTAACCAACTTCGAAAGAATAAAATGACAGAGAACATAGGTGCCTTGCTCATTTCAACAGGaagtaacaacaataatacaagtgtGTGTTAGGGGGAGAGTGTGTGCCTATTCGAGGAGCGAGAGACAATGTGTGTGTGGGCAGCTGGAacattaaagtggaacaaacaagaattgtttgtaatgttttatttacactaAGTAACTAAAGGTGGTAAGTAAATGGAGCTGAGAAGGAGCCTTAATAACCACAGCATGACaaggagatccccagctactgagaacagttttcttaaTGGCACTAAAATAGCACCAGTGGCCAGGGattaatatagggaattaatgagttacagtctcactttcagtaacatgtaATAAATCTGTCCCACTCGCGTTCCCTTTCCTTCCACACTGTCCTTTTGTATTTTCTAACCCTCACTTCTGATCCCTGTTTATTGTCCTGTCTCTCTCCCACTCTCCTCCCCGccctgtcacagatcatcccccGTGGCTGCTCCTTTcctcccccctcactcccctgtaATTTTATCCCTTCCCCTCTTGCTGCCCCCGGGCTGGTTCCCCTGGCAGGGATATTTTCCTGTCACTCTTCTCATTCCTGTTTTCCACCATTTCTCCTGGACTCTCcctttattcttgttttattttcattcacattttcctTCTTGCTTCTTCTAATTCCCTCTGGTTAAACCCgccctgtccctgcctccccccgtgCTGCCAACCTCAGgagttgggaaaaaaaatcatgagactgacccaataatgatttttttaagctTGTATAACGGTTTTTCCATCAATTGCTCCCCTTACCCATCTCCTCCCACCGCCCGTTGTGTGTGTGACCATTACAGTGTGACCAGTTGTCCGAAGtgactgtggctgggagaccccagTGAGATCTAATCCCACCGATCTGTACAAACcgctctctgctgctgcttctccccaacccccctgtgtccctgccacccccacctccgccTGGGCCGAGCCCGGCTGttagttctgccccctgcccagcccccacctctgcccctcagggcccctACTGCAGCTTCCAGGGACCATAGAGAtgaggagccaggggctgggtagTTGGGAGTCCTCCAAGGTTATAGAGACTGGGGTATgtgaggctagagaggctgatttctggtcctcccccccccccccgccctcgtGTGTCTCAGGGCCTTgacaccagcatcgataaatgtcacctgcccccggtcacagtccagacaaacccggattcTGCTGGGGGATGCTggccagccaacccctgctgcacccgctGCCCGCAGCTagccccccatgccctgcccacacccagccccgcaccccctgccctgcctgcagccagcccgtctccagccagccccgcaccccgtgcccgcagccagcccgttgcaccccctgccctgcctccagccagaccctacctccagtcagcccctgccctgcctccagccagcaatgtacgtaatatataattttattattatttatatagttatggaaagttaattatacatggaagaaatgaaaagttttttttaccttttttttttttagtcacccctgccggggcccctccGAAAATGTTGGAATTAGGCCGGGcccttcctaaagccggccctgactgtaacTGCCAGGCGAACAGGGCAAAGGTAGGTAAATCAACGCTGCAGCTACTGCTATTCCGTTCCCCCCCaaccacaacccctcccccccccgccgccaccaACAACCCCCCTGCAGGGAGCCAGGCGCAGCCACGTGGGGATGTTGGGTGGAAGAGGGGGCCGGGGCGCAGTTGGTAGTTCCCCCCACAACGAGCGAGCCAGGCGCCCGCAGCAGCCACGTGTCGCTGCAGGAGGAacggggccagcagtttttgcaaacggccagtaggtggaggcagaagcctccaaaaggcctcacgtacacagtaccTTGAACTTTGAAACTAATCTTTTCTTTTGCTGCCAGATGCAGAAAGAGATCCAGCTTTAAGCCAGTTTTTCCTTACCAGATAACGGTGTTACGGGGCTTAGtaaccaccaatgaagtgttaacacggcatggtctttgtctgaaagtgtataaaaagcttgtgaaacttgtgtgcagtagagtTTTCTGTATCTgctacagagctctcctttcttctgcaaaataaagcattttttccttatccctgtcaggctgttattggctctcagctaggcagacccgatatttcggtaacaccACCCCACACACCATAGGTGCTGAGTTTTGGTTTTCCCGGTGGTTCCCCAtcccggctctgcccccttccaaggccaagcccccacttcacctcttcctgcccctgctcttcccccctccccctaggtccctgcccccccaagtgCCTCCCGC
The sequence above is a segment of the Mauremys mutica isolate MM-2020 ecotype Southern chromosome 12, ASM2049712v1, whole genome shotgun sequence genome. Coding sequences within it:
- the LOC123346636 gene encoding zinc finger protein RFP-like produces the protein MAAENPVERLQEEATCPVCLEYFTEPVSLECGHNFCQACISQCWEGSDTAASCPQCRETVQQGNLRPNRQLANILEIAKQLSLQAAKGAGGEGVCERHQEALKLFCEEDQTPICVICRESWAHRAHPVVPIQEAAQEYKERIQAHLKTLREEREKLLGLKATGEGNSREYLKQTQIERQKIVSELQQTSEPP